A region from the Lutra lutra chromosome 1, mLutLut1.2, whole genome shotgun sequence genome encodes:
- the CRB3 gene encoding protein crumbs homolog 3 has protein sequence MASPGLGLLLALGLPLLPARWGRARGQMLDTRINENGTVTPAEPGSGSDGALSQGAITAIIVVFSLLAALLLAVGLVLLVRKLREKRQTEGTYRPSSEEQFNHAAEARAPQDSKETVRGCLPI, from the exons ATGGCGAGCCCCGGCCTGGGGCTCCTTCTGGCGCTCGGCCTGCCGCTGCTGCCGGCCCGCTGGGGCCGGGCCCGGGGGCAAA TGCTGGATACCCGTATAAATGAGAACGGCACCGTTACACCTGCTGAGCCAGGCTCTGGCTCCGATGGGGCCCTG TCTCAGGGGGCCATCACTGCCATCATTGTGGTCTTCTCCCTCCTGGCTGCCCTGCTTCTGGCCGTGGGGCTCGTGTTGCTGGTGCGAAAACTGCGTGAAAAGCGGCAGACAGAGGGCACCTACCGGCCCAGCAGCGAGGAGCAG tTCAACCATGCAGCCGAGGCCCGGGCTCCCCAGGACTCCAAGGAGACAGTGCGGGGCTGCCTGCCCATCTAG